A window of Dorea formicigenerans contains these coding sequences:
- a CDS encoding DUF4315 family protein: MNKKIKKYLDEIAKTEKKIADLQQYLRGVQAALKQEEDNEMIRCIRGMKMDNDQLYDLLDGIQSGKVKFQVSRESDDEGSGSFVFTEENKEEYQNGEMEENE; the protein is encoded by the coding sequence TTGAATAAAAAGATTAAAAAATATCTGGATGAGATTGCCAAGACAGAGAAAAAGATCGCGGATCTGCAGCAATATCTTAGGGGTGTCCAGGCTGCATTAAAGCAGGAAGAGGACAATGAGATGATCAGGTGCATCCGTGGTATGAAGATGGATAATGATCAGTTATATGATCTTTTGGATGGTATCCAGAGTGGAAAAGTTAAATTTCAGGTAAGCAGGGAGTCTGACGATGAAGGTTCAGGCTCCTTTGTATTCACAGAAGAAAATAAGGAGGAATATCAGAATGGTGAAATGGAAGAAAATGAATAA
- a CDS encoding CD1107 family mobile element protein codes for MVKWKKMNKKMAGLLLGVMMLFTASTTAFAYVDESAEASKVETTQTEQSTDKEEKKDEATNTNEVLPEDGTDKGTAFTTPGNGEVKDDITDDSTKEFLTVTTKNNNTFYIVIDRSATSQNVYMLSQIDENDLSEFLDKDSTATVVTPQPDKSKVVLDETNNEDVDKEATIDPEKTASAKTNMGAMATILILALGGVAAYYYFKIYKPKKEEDEDDQPEGLETGGLEEVPDEEESEDEDFEENEK; via the coding sequence ATGGTGAAATGGAAGAAAATGAATAAGAAAATGGCAGGACTGCTGTTGGGAGTCATGATGCTTTTTACAGCATCAACCACAGCATTTGCCTATGTGGATGAATCGGCAGAGGCATCCAAAGTAGAGACAACTCAGACGGAACAGTCAACAGACAAAGAAGAGAAAAAGGACGAGGCGACAAACACAAACGAGGTGCTGCCGGAAGATGGAACAGACAAGGGAACTGCATTTACGACACCTGGCAATGGTGAAGTCAAGGATGACATTACCGATGATTCCACAAAGGAATTTCTTACGGTTACAACGAAGAATAACAACACATTCTATATCGTGATCGACCGTAGTGCCACATCACAGAATGTCTATATGTTATCCCAGATTGATGAGAATGATCTGTCCGAATTTCTGGATAAAGACAGCACTGCTACTGTCGTAACACCACAGCCAGATAAATCAAAGGTAGTGCTGGATGAAACAAATAATGAGGATGTAGACAAGGAAGCTACCATTGATCCGGAGAAAACAGCATCTGCAAAAACCAATATGGGTGCAATGGCAACAATCCTGATTTTGGCTCTCGGCGGTGTGGCAGCTTACTACTACTTCAAGATCTATAAACCTAAAAAAGAGGAAGATGAGGATGATCAGCCGGAAGGTTTGGAAACAGGTGGACTGGAAGAAGTTCCGGATGAGGAAGAGTCTGAAGACGAAGATTTTGAAGAAAATGAAAAATAA